One genomic segment of Petrotoga sp. 9PWA.NaAc.5.4 includes these proteins:
- a CDS encoding carbohydrate ABC transporter permease — protein MQKWIKNRFIFSIPSLIFFIIFTFVPIVLIIILSFYSWDLLRPMKFVGFQNFKHLFVDKWFWNSLYVSFKFTLLSVPITFLLSLLLGAFLQNEDKFSKIFRAFFYWPYMIPMVAGGTMWKWLLSTDTGLINSIFIRIGLPLVSWLENPNFALFSVVLVQVWTLTGFMMMLFITGLQNIPQELHEAAIVDGANKIQLFWKITFPLLKNTNILVLILSTAYCFRDFTIVYIMTTGGPGYATTVTPLYIYQQAFSSYRIGYASAASFVFLMIVFVISVFALKAQSTESGDTI, from the coding sequence GTGCAAAAATGGATTAAAAACAGATTTATTTTTTCGATACCTTCCCTTATATTTTTTATAATATTTACATTTGTTCCAATAGTTTTGATTATCATTCTATCTTTTTATTCTTGGGATTTGTTGAGACCAATGAAGTTTGTAGGATTCCAAAATTTTAAGCATTTATTTGTGGATAAATGGTTTTGGAATTCTCTATACGTCTCTTTTAAGTTTACTCTTTTATCTGTTCCTATAACCTTTTTATTATCTCTTCTTTTAGGAGCATTTTTACAGAATGAAGATAAATTTTCCAAAATATTTAGAGCTTTTTTTTATTGGCCATATATGATACCTATGGTTGCTGGAGGTACTATGTGGAAATGGTTATTATCTACTGATACAGGATTAATAAATTCTATATTTATAAGAATAGGCTTGCCTCTTGTATCATGGCTTGAAAATCCAAATTTTGCTCTTTTTTCTGTAGTCTTGGTACAAGTTTGGACGCTAACTGGGTTTATGATGATGCTTTTTATTACAGGGTTACAAAATATTCCTCAAGAGCTCCATGAAGCGGCAATAGTCGATGGTGCAAATAAAATCCAATTGTTTTGGAAAATAACGTTTCCTTTACTAAAAAATACAAATATTTTGGTTTTAATTTTGTCAACTGCATATTGTTTTAGAGATTTTACTATAGTATATATTATGACCACAGGCGGACCTGGTTATGCAACCACAGTAACACCGTTATATATTTATCAGCAAGCTTTTTCAAGTTATAGAATTGGATACGCATCTGCGGCAAGTTTCGTTTTTTTGATGATCGTCTTCGTGATTTCTGTTTTTGCTCTAAAGGCACAAAGTACAGAAAGTGGTGATACTATTTGA
- a CDS encoding carbohydrate ABC transporter permease, with amino-acid sequence MIRKIIVIILAVIFMIPIFWTVLSSFKTLGEIYQYPPTIFPKDFSLEGYINIFKNMDFMRYLWNTLFVAIISTIFTVILCLTIGYSLAKGSFKGRNLLSNTIMLTLFITTQITMVPLFVIIRKLGLMNSLWGLIIPAIFTPTGTFAAVQYMKDIPNEFLESAKIDGATEFQIFNRIVVPLSKPLIAALSIFSFTWRWNDFILPLIVINESKFYTIQLALSSLQGQYGVAWNEVLALAVLSIIPTLIIFLLFQNLFMKGLMGGGLKY; translated from the coding sequence TTGATACGTAAAATAATAGTAATAATATTAGCTGTTATTTTTATGATACCCATATTTTGGACAGTATTGTCGTCTTTCAAAACCCTTGGAGAAATTTATCAATATCCACCTACAATATTTCCAAAAGATTTTTCATTGGAAGGATATATTAACATTTTTAAAAATATGGATTTTATGAGATATTTATGGAATACATTATTTGTAGCCATTATTTCCACTATCTTTACTGTGATTCTTTGCTTAACTATTGGATACAGTTTAGCCAAAGGTTCATTTAAAGGTAGAAATCTTTTATCAAATACTATTATGCTTACTCTTTTTATAACGACGCAAATCACTATGGTTCCATTGTTTGTTATTATTAGAAAACTAGGGTTAATGAATTCGCTTTGGGGTTTGATCATTCCTGCAATCTTTACTCCAACAGGTACATTTGCCGCTGTACAGTACATGAAAGATATACCTAATGAATTTTTAGAAAGCGCTAAAATTGATGGAGCGACAGAATTCCAAATATTTAACCGAATTGTTGTCCCTCTTTCAAAACCTTTAATTGCTGCTTTATCGATATTTTCATTCACTTGGAGATGGAATGATTTTATTCTGCCATTAATAGTTATAAATGAAAGTAAATTTTATACTATTCAATTAGCTCTTTCAAGTTTACAAGGTCAATATGGAGTCGCATGGAATGAAGTCTTAGCATTAGCTGTTCTTTCTATAATTCCCACTCTAATAATATTTTTGCTTTTTCAAAACTTATTTATGAAAGGATTAATGGGAGGGGGATTAAAGTATTAA
- the aglA gene encoding alpha-glucosidase AglA, which yields MSIKISFIGAGSVRYTVKLVGDLAKTKELNGSLVSFMDIDEERLNAVDNLAKRYTQEIGGDLKFEKTTNREKSLKDADFVINTALYRASGHEDGYVNYEIMRDVAEKYGYYRGIDSQEFNMVSDYYTFTNYNHLKMSLDIAKSVEKVCPNAWLIQTANPVMEITQLIKRLTNVKVVGFCHGVGGVHEIFKTLGLDEKEIDWQVAGVNHGIWLNRFIYKGEDGYPILDKWIEEKSKSWEPKDPWDTHLAPAVIDMYKFYGLLPIGDTTRNSTWKHHHSLEAKKRWYGKFGGIDNEVERPKFYEELRQIKRLIIQVSKDPKIKITEGWPEEFPKEKMSGEQQIPFINALTNNVEARLFLNILNNGTIKSISNDVVVEVPVKVNKSGITPEKIEPDLPEKIKKYYLIPRITRMEMALEAFITGDRKILEEVLVRDPRTKDYDAIPKLWDEIFNLPFNKEMKEHYK from the coding sequence ATGTCAATCAAAATATCTTTTATAGGAGCAGGTAGTGTAAGATACACAGTTAAATTAGTAGGAGATTTAGCTAAAACAAAAGAGTTAAACGGAAGCTTAGTGTCTTTTATGGATATAGATGAAGAAAGATTAAATGCTGTAGATAATTTAGCTAAAAGATATACCCAAGAAATAGGTGGGGATTTAAAATTTGAAAAAACCACTAATAGAGAAAAGTCACTTAAAGATGCTGATTTTGTTATAAATACTGCATTGTATAGAGCATCTGGTCATGAAGATGGATACGTTAATTATGAAATAATGAGAGATGTTGCAGAAAAGTATGGTTATTACAGAGGGATAGATAGTCAGGAATTTAATATGGTTTCTGATTATTATACATTTACGAATTATAATCATTTAAAGATGTCGCTTGATATAGCCAAATCTGTTGAAAAAGTGTGTCCGAATGCTTGGCTTATACAAACAGCTAATCCTGTTATGGAAATTACGCAGTTAATTAAAAGATTGACAAACGTTAAAGTTGTAGGATTTTGTCATGGAGTTGGAGGAGTTCATGAAATTTTTAAAACGTTAGGATTAGATGAAAAAGAAATAGATTGGCAAGTAGCAGGAGTAAACCATGGTATTTGGTTGAATAGGTTCATATACAAAGGTGAAGATGGGTACCCTATATTAGACAAATGGATAGAAGAGAAATCAAAAAGCTGGGAACCAAAAGATCCATGGGATACTCACTTAGCTCCTGCAGTTATAGACATGTACAAATTTTATGGATTATTACCTATAGGAGACACAACCAGAAATAGCACTTGGAAACATCATCATAGTTTGGAAGCAAAAAAGAGATGGTATGGAAAATTTGGGGGTATAGACAATGAAGTAGAGAGACCTAAATTCTATGAAGAATTAAGACAAATAAAAAGACTAATTATACAAGTTTCGAAAGATCCAAAGATAAAAATTACTGAAGGATGGCCGGAGGAATTTCCTAAAGAAAAGATGAGTGGAGAGCAACAGATACCTTTTATAAATGCTTTAACAAACAATGTAGAAGCAAGACTATTTTTAAATATTTTAAATAATGGGACAATTAAGAGTATTTCGAATGATGTCGTTGTTGAAGTTCCAGTAAAAGTTAACAAAAGTGGAATAACTCCTGAAAAAATAGAACCAGATTTACCAGAAAAAATAAAAAAATATTATCTAATTCCAAGAATAACAAGAATGGAAATGGCATTAGAGGCATTTATTACTGGAGATAGAAAAATATTAGAAGAAGTTTTAGTAAGAGATCCAAGGACAAAAGATTACGATGCTATTCCTAAATTATGGGATGAAATATTCAATTTGCCATTTAATAAAGAAATGAAAGAACATTATAAGTAA
- the uxaC gene encoding glucuronate isomerase, whose translation MAFLDENYLLQNKTSKLLYESVKDLPILDAHNHGDVKEIVENKGWQDIWQVEGATDHYVWELMRKAGVPEDKITGKASNKEKWKALATVFPKFVGNPTYEWIHLDLKRMFKIEVNISKYTAEKIWEDTSLLLKSESMKPQQLLKKMNVEVMCTTNDPTEDLSYHEKAKKIEGIKILPTWRPDKVMNIDKDGWPEFIEKLGEVTKEDVGTFEGFLKALYTSHRNFEDLGCVASDHGIFQPVSYPVEKTKVEEVYQKAISRKELTGQEISDFKSFIFHEFGKMNAESNWVMQLHIGAVRDYRDKLYSMLGPDAGGDISTNNVDLVKGLRYFLNQYDEKLKIVIYCLDPSLFSTVSSIARAFPNVSLGTPWWFNDSPFGMEMYLKYIATVDLLSDLAGWVTDSRKLISYGSRTEMFRRELSNVIGEMVEKGQIPTREAFDLVREICYERPKKLFFEKN comes from the coding sequence TTGGCATTTTTAGATGAAAATTATTTATTGCAAAATAAAACTTCAAAATTATTATATGAATCAGTAAAAGATCTGCCTATATTAGATGCACACAATCATGGAGATGTTAAAGAAATAGTAGAAAATAAAGGTTGGCAAGATATTTGGCAGGTAGAAGGAGCTACTGATCATTATGTTTGGGAATTAATGAGAAAAGCCGGAGTTCCTGAAGATAAAATAACAGGAAAAGCTTCTAATAAAGAAAAATGGAAGGCTTTGGCTACAGTTTTTCCTAAATTTGTTGGAAACCCTACTTACGAATGGATACATCTTGATTTAAAAAGAATGTTTAAAATTGAAGTTAATATTTCAAAATATACTGCTGAAAAAATATGGGAAGATACTTCTTTATTGTTAAAAAGTGAGAGTATGAAACCTCAACAACTTTTGAAAAAGATGAATGTAGAAGTAATGTGTACTACAAACGATCCTACTGAAGATCTTTCTTATCATGAGAAAGCAAAAAAAATAGAAGGCATTAAAATTCTTCCGACCTGGCGCCCAGATAAGGTTATGAATATTGATAAAGACGGGTGGCCCGAGTTTATAGAAAAATTAGGAGAGGTAACAAAAGAAGATGTTGGTACATTTGAAGGTTTTTTAAAAGCGTTGTACACAAGCCATAGAAATTTTGAAGATCTTGGTTGCGTTGCAAGTGATCATGGAATATTTCAGCCTGTTTCTTATCCGGTAGAAAAAACAAAAGTAGAAGAGGTTTATCAAAAAGCTATTTCAAGAAAAGAGTTAACAGGTCAAGAAATTTCAGATTTTAAGTCTTTTATTTTTCACGAATTTGGAAAAATGAATGCCGAAAGTAATTGGGTCATGCAGTTACATATTGGAGCTGTAAGAGATTATAGGGATAAATTGTACAGTATGTTAGGTCCTGATGCAGGTGGAGATATTTCAACTAATAATGTAGATTTGGTAAAAGGCTTGAGATACTTTCTAAATCAATACGATGAAAAACTCAAAATAGTTATATATTGTTTGGATCCTTCTTTATTTTCGACTGTATCTAGCATAGCAAGGGCTTTTCCAAATGTTAGTTTGGGTACTCCATGGTGGTTTAACGATAGTCCTTTTGGAATGGAAATGTATCTAAAATATATTGCTACAGTTGATTTATTAAGTGATTTAGCAGGATGGGTAACAGATTCCAGAAAACTTATATCTTACGGTTCAAGAACAGAAATGTTTAGAAGGGAATTATCTAACGTTATTGGAGAAATGGTCGAAAAAGGTCAAATACCAACACGAGAAGCGTTTGATTTGGTAAGAGAAATTTGTTACGAAAGGCCAAAGAAATTATTTTTTGAAAAAAATTAG
- a CDS encoding ROK family protein: protein MKKASLSSLKENNAALIFESLRINGPMTRANIARETNLMPSTVSYITNLLIRKNVLKEVGSEEVSRVGKKGVLLDINYEDFLFLGYDVGSAYSRVIVSNGKGDILYSKRFKSEKNNLLLKQINENIQVVVGKFNIKGIGMAFPGYIDYERGVVRRSHNLDIENFEVKKIMKKEFKLPAYVDHNTIMMARSLISNNSYKEKDFCVINIGPGIGVGIVGDGKILRGYRNAAGELGHITVNSDGRKCNCGKKGCLETESSSKAIVKTYEELSGKELNCEGNCDSSIVYKLAENGDENAIRTFERAGYYLGIGIASLVNILNPEKVYIAGGVSYGWKYLKTSVERSYRENIFYANREVKLELPSIGEYITASGAATFAFEKYIKEELISKKL, encoded by the coding sequence ATGAAAAAAGCATCGTTGTCTTCCTTGAAAGAAAATAATGCCGCATTAATTTTTGAATCCTTAAGAATCAACGGTCCTATGACAAGGGCCAATATAGCAAGAGAAACTAATCTAATGCCTTCAACGGTGAGTTATATAACTAATCTATTAATAAGAAAAAATGTGTTAAAGGAAGTAGGGAGTGAAGAAGTTTCTCGAGTTGGTAAAAAAGGAGTATTGCTGGATATTAACTATGAAGATTTTTTGTTTCTTGGTTATGATGTAGGTTCTGCTTATTCAAGGGTAATTGTTTCAAACGGTAAGGGAGATATTCTTTATTCAAAAAGATTTAAATCAGAAAAAAATAATTTATTGCTAAAACAAATAAATGAAAATATTCAAGTTGTTGTTGGGAAATTTAATATCAAAGGAATAGGTATGGCATTTCCCGGATACATTGATTATGAAAGAGGTGTAGTTAGAAGATCGCATAATTTAGATATCGAAAATTTTGAAGTTAAAAAAATAATGAAAAAAGAATTTAAATTACCCGCATATGTAGATCACAATACTATTATGATGGCGAGAAGTTTAATTTCTAATAATTCTTACAAAGAAAAGGATTTTTGTGTTATTAATATTGGGCCAGGAATCGGAGTTGGTATTGTTGGTGATGGAAAAATATTGAGAGGTTATAGAAATGCTGCAGGAGAGTTGGGACATATAACTGTTAACTCTGATGGAAGAAAGTGTAATTGTGGAAAAAAAGGATGTTTAGAAACAGAGAGTTCTAGTAAAGCTATAGTGAAAACTTATGAAGAGTTATCTGGGAAAGAATTAAATTGTGAAGGAAATTGTGATTCAAGTATTGTGTATAAATTAGCGGAAAATGGCGATGAAAATGCTATAAGAACCTTTGAAAGAGCAGGTTATTATTTGGGGATAGGGATCGCTTCTTTAGTGAATATTTTAAATCCAGAAAAGGTATATATTGCTGGAGGAGTATCTTATGGCTGGAAATATCTAAAAACCTCTGTTGAAAGAAGTTATAGAGAAAACATATTCTATGCAAACAGAGAGGTTAAATTAGAATTACCTTCAATAGGTGAATATATAACAGCTTCAGGCGCAGCTACCTTTGCCTTTGAAAAATATATAAAAGAAGAATTGATTTCAAAGAAGTTGTGA
- a CDS encoding tagaturonate epimerase family protein translates to MFTKLPKKGVSLGLGDRIGLATNGHIKVAKSYDFFPVFAQQSIRELNFTGRTFQDVRKDVLLALVEENYVGNSGFDGDHLKSDEEIQYALDSGIKMLTLDCSEYMNNSKSPLKEQLLEIFYNKSFYAGDMAIEYNDKEELEKIVATYSGVIERVVDVWKKFEKVNKKEVSFEISIDETDMPSDDKTHFLISKYLYDEGITIDTLAPKFPGEFQKGIDYIGDIEEFKKAIKKHDKIAKYFGYRLSIHSGSDKFSIYPYIGEITKGSYHLKTSGTSYLEAIKIIAQKDAAFFKEIWKICLEKREEMDKYYHLSCDPFSVPKDLKPIEYLNNHDARQTLHVSYIFVLNPKYDFRNRFFEILTKYESEYHMEVAKYIERHVKGLKIPEKSNI, encoded by the coding sequence ATGTTTACTAAATTACCAAAAAAAGGTGTTTCTTTAGGATTAGGGGATAGAATAGGATTAGCAACAAATGGACATATTAAAGTTGCTAAAAGTTATGACTTTTTTCCAGTTTTCGCTCAACAAAGTATTAGAGAATTGAACTTTACTGGAAGGACTTTTCAAGATGTAAGAAAGGATGTTTTGCTTGCTCTTGTAGAGGAAAATTATGTTGGAAATAGTGGATTTGACGGGGATCATTTAAAAAGCGATGAAGAAATACAATATGCATTAGATTCAGGAATAAAGATGTTGACATTGGATTGTTCAGAATATATGAATAATAGTAAGTCTCCTTTAAAAGAGCAGCTATTGGAGATATTTTACAATAAGTCTTTTTATGCAGGCGATATGGCGATAGAATATAACGACAAAGAAGAATTAGAAAAAATTGTTGCTACTTATTCGGGAGTTATTGAAAGAGTCGTGGATGTGTGGAAGAAGTTTGAAAAAGTTAATAAAAAAGAAGTCTCTTTTGAAATTTCAATAGACGAAACGGATATGCCTTCAGATGATAAAACTCATTTTTTAATCTCTAAGTATTTGTATGATGAAGGAATTACAATAGATACTTTAGCGCCGAAATTTCCAGGAGAGTTTCAAAAAGGAATTGATTATATAGGTGATATTGAAGAATTCAAAAAAGCGATAAAAAAGCACGATAAGATAGCTAAATACTTTGGATACAGGCTTTCGATTCATTCGGGTAGTGATAAATTTTCTATTTACCCATATATAGGAGAAATAACGAAGGGAAGCTATCATCTTAAAACTTCTGGGACAAGCTATTTAGAAGCTATTAAAATAATTGCGCAAAAAGATGCCGCCTTTTTTAAAGAAATTTGGAAAATATGTCTTGAAAAGAGAGAAGAAATGGATAAATATTATCACCTTTCGTGTGATCCTTTTTCAGTACCAAAAGATTTAAAACCCATTGAATATTTAAATAATCATGATGCAAGACAAACTCTACATGTTTCTTATATATTTGTGTTGAATCCTAAGTATGATTTTAGAAACAGATTCTTTGAAATATTAACTAAATACGAAAGTGAATATCACATGGAAGTTGCTAAATATATTGAAAGACATGTTAAAGGACTTAAAATTCCGGAAAAATCTAATATCTAA
- a CDS encoding bifunctional 2-keto-4-hydroxyglutarate aldolase/2-keto-3-deoxy-6-phosphogluconate aldolase — protein MKKLKVMQRIIDTGIISVIRANSPEQALNIANAVKRGGIDVVEITMTVPGVIEVIEELKRTYQNDEILIGAGTVLDSETARIAMLAGAEFFVSPYFNAEIVKLCNRYQKVTMMGAMSIKEVIEAMESGSDFVKLFPGSAFGPSVVKAILGPLPYAPIIPTGGVNLENVGDWIKAGCLAVGVGGELTKGVQNGNYEEVQETARKFVEKIKKARI, from the coding sequence ATGAAAAAATTAAAAGTGATGCAGCGGATAATTGATACAGGAATAATTTCAGTGATTAGAGCAAATTCTCCCGAACAAGCCCTTAATATAGCGAATGCAGTGAAAAGGGGAGGGATAGATGTTGTCGAAATAACGATGACTGTGCCTGGAGTTATAGAAGTTATTGAAGAACTTAAAAGGACTTATCAAAATGATGAAATTCTTATTGGAGCAGGTACTGTGCTTGATTCAGAGACTGCAAGAATAGCTATGTTGGCAGGAGCAGAATTTTTTGTAAGTCCTTATTTTAACGCAGAAATCGTCAAATTATGTAATAGATACCAAAAAGTTACAATGATGGGTGCAATGTCTATAAAAGAAGTGATAGAAGCGATGGAATCAGGTTCGGATTTTGTAAAACTTTTTCCTGGTAGTGCCTTTGGTCCATCTGTAGTTAAAGCTATTTTAGGGCCTCTTCCGTATGCTCCTATTATTCCAACAGGAGGAGTAAATCTTGAAAATGTGGGTGATTGGATTAAGGCTGGCTGTTTAGCAGTTGGAGTTGGAGGGGAATTAACAAAAGGTGTTCAAAATGGTAATTATGAAGAAGTTCAAGAAACAGCGAGAAAATTTGTTGAAAAAATTAAAAAAGCAAGAATATAG
- a CDS encoding sugar kinase: protein MDVVTLGETMVLFVPTETGPLKYIYQFNKHIGGAESNVAIGLSRLGIKVGWISKLGKDGFGDYVESFIKGEGVDVSQVKRDEEHPTGVFFKERVEVGESKIYYYRKGSAASFVAPDDLNEDYIAQAKYLHLTGITPGLSESCCKAVYKAVEIAKKYGLKIVFDPNIRLKVWNNKEQMKKTILDIVSKSDILLPGLSEAKILLEMSDEIEILNKFLLLGPKIVVLKVGKEGAYLGTRDEITHVPGYRVERIVDPIGAGDAFAAGFLASLIKGYTLKDAVTLANAAGAFALTVKGDVEGLPTWEDLHSFLGNDEEFTR, encoded by the coding sequence ATGGATGTAGTAACTTTGGGAGAAACCATGGTTCTTTTTGTTCCTACTGAAACAGGGCCTTTGAAATATATTTATCAATTTAATAAGCACATTGGTGGTGCAGAATCAAATGTGGCCATAGGGCTTTCAAGATTGGGAATAAAGGTTGGTTGGATAAGCAAATTAGGTAAAGATGGGTTTGGGGATTATGTAGAATCTTTTATTAAGGGAGAAGGAGTTGATGTTTCACAAGTAAAAAGAGATGAAGAACATCCAACTGGTGTTTTCTTCAAAGAGAGAGTAGAAGTAGGTGAAAGTAAAATTTATTATTACAGGAAAGGATCTGCTGCAAGTTTTGTAGCACCAGATGATTTAAACGAAGATTATATTGCTCAAGCAAAATATCTACATTTAACAGGTATTACTCCAGGTTTAAGTGAATCTTGTTGTAAGGCTGTTTATAAAGCTGTAGAAATAGCAAAAAAATACGGTTTAAAAATAGTATTTGATCCAAACATAAGGTTAAAAGTATGGAACAATAAAGAACAAATGAAAAAAACTATTTTAGATATCGTTAGTAAATCAGATATATTACTTCCAGGGTTAAGTGAGGCAAAAATCTTATTGGAAATGTCCGACGAAATAGAGATATTAAATAAATTTTTATTACTTGGTCCTAAGATAGTTGTTTTAAAAGTTGGAAAGGAAGGTGCTTATTTAGGAACAAGAGATGAAATAACTCATGTTCCTGGATATAGGGTTGAAAGAATAGTGGATCCAATTGGTGCAGGAGATGCTTTTGCTGCAGGGTTTTTAGCAAGTTTAATAAAGGGATATACGTTAAAAGATGCTGTTACATTAGCAAATGCTGCTGGCGCTTTTGCGCTGACCGTTAAGGGAGATGTAGAAGGGCTACCTACGTGGGAAGATCTTCATTCTTTTTTGGGAAATGATGAAGAATTTACAAGATAA
- a CDS encoding IclR family transcriptional regulator: protein MAILDYIVNSPTPVSATEITREFDMSISNAYKYLDDLYRGGLLTKNKDRTYVPSFKLVEYGSIILKRINIRDLSQPHLVDLMVKTGQTVHLVVKDGNEGVYIEKIEGPNSLPMLSRIGMRMNLYATGFGKAILANLSEQELEEYLKTVKLEKRGKNTVTAPLELKKQLNQIKKMGYAIDNEENENGIFCIGAPIFDYNKKVNAAVSISMSASKKEDPVIEKYIFYVKDCAKKISKLLGYKD from the coding sequence ATAGCCATACTTGATTATATTGTTAATTCTCCCACTCCAGTAAGTGCGACAGAAATTACTCGCGAATTTGATATGTCGATTTCTAATGCCTATAAATACTTGGATGATTTGTACCGAGGAGGACTTTTAACTAAAAACAAAGATAGAACTTATGTTCCCAGTTTTAAATTGGTGGAATATGGGAGCATAATCTTAAAAAGGATAAATATTAGAGATCTGTCCCAACCCCATTTAGTTGATTTAATGGTTAAGACAGGTCAGACCGTTCATCTTGTGGTAAAAGATGGTAACGAAGGGGTATATATAGAAAAGATAGAAGGGCCAAACAGTTTACCTATGCTTTCCAGGATTGGTATGAGAATGAATTTATATGCAACTGGATTTGGGAAAGCAATTTTAGCCAATTTATCTGAACAAGAATTAGAAGAGTATTTAAAAACAGTAAAGTTAGAAAAAAGAGGAAAAAACACAGTGACGGCTCCGTTAGAATTAAAAAAGCAATTAAATCAGATAAAAAAAATGGGCTACGCAATAGATAATGAAGAAAATGAAAATGGTATTTTTTGTATAGGCGCTCCCATATTTGATTATAATAAAAAGGTAAATGCAGCTGTTAGCATCTCAATGAGTGCTTCTAAAAAAGAAGATCCGGTAATAGAAAAATATATATTTTATGTGAAAGATTGTGCAAAAAAGATTTCAAAACTTTTGGGATACAAAGATTAA
- a CDS encoding NFACT family protein — protein sequence MPFDGIVMYKILNEIRPNIIGDRIKNIYQPVNYQVLLQFSHYFVLFSLQNPSYLILLSEKPDIPMQPGNYAQYLRKKLRNGKVLDIKQFGLDRLGFFEIESYDEETSQKRNYKLFFELMGRNSNLILVNQEGKIEEPFRKIYDEFRPLTPGIKYIPYYDDSKINLLEKQIQDIDINSNDLMGFSKKSLEFLKIVGVERSLKDLKDPYLFFYIDENKYDISAITPDSFKYIKLNPSEALLKVFQERANQSRVLETKKDLERRVKSQIEKLEKTKQLILEDILKENQLEELEKNGQLLQTYLYKIKKGERYVIVNDWSSGKEVTIEVDPLLSPPQNLERYYKEIKRTKKRIEFAKKRLNELESELKYLYQLLETVESAEDIGTLTEIKEEMREVGLIGETKKSQREKRVKTTYRKFEYNGFEILIGKNNKQNDELTRSAAKEDLWLHTHEVPGSHVIIKSAGKNIPAEAISYAARLAATFSQAKMSSNVAVDYTQKKNVWKPKGAKPGMWLYKNYETIIVEPLRDIP from the coding sequence TTGCCATTTGATGGAATAGTTATGTATAAAATTTTAAACGAGATAAGGCCTAATATTATTGGAGATCGAATAAAAAATATATATCAGCCTGTAAACTATCAAGTATTGCTTCAATTTTCCCATTATTTCGTTTTATTTTCATTACAGAATCCTTCTTATCTCATTTTACTCTCTGAGAAACCAGATATTCCTATGCAACCAGGTAATTATGCGCAATATTTAAGAAAAAAACTAAGAAATGGAAAAGTATTGGACATTAAACAATTTGGATTAGACAGATTAGGTTTTTTCGAAATAGAAAGTTATGATGAAGAAACTTCTCAAAAAAGAAATTATAAACTTTTCTTTGAATTGATGGGAAGAAATTCTAATTTGATTTTGGTAAACCAAGAAGGAAAAATAGAAGAACCTTTTAGAAAAATTTATGATGAGTTTAGACCTTTAACACCTGGAATAAAATATATTCCATATTATGATGATTCTAAAATAAATCTTTTAGAAAAACAAATACAAGACATAGATATAAACTCTAATGATTTAATGGGATTTTCAAAAAAATCTTTAGAATTTCTTAAAATTGTAGGTGTTGAAAGATCACTAAAGGACCTTAAAGATCCTTATCTTTTTTTCTATATTGATGAAAATAAGTATGATATATCTGCGATAACTCCTGATAGTTTTAAATATATAAAATTAAATCCATCTGAAGCGTTACTCAAAGTCTTTCAAGAAAGAGCAAATCAGTCGAGAGTTTTAGAAACAAAAAAAGATTTAGAAAGACGAGTCAAAAGCCAAATTGAAAAATTAGAAAAAACAAAACAATTAATTTTAGAGGATATTTTAAAAGAGAATCAGTTAGAAGAATTAGAAAAAAATGGGCAGTTATTACAAACCTATCTTTACAAAATTAAAAAAGGCGAAAGATATGTAATAGTAAATGATTGGAGTAGCGGCAAAGAAGTTACTATCGAAGTAGATCCTCTTCTTTCGCCTCCTCAAAATTTAGAAAGATACTATAAGGAAATAAAAAGAACAAAGAAAAGGATAGAATTTGCTAAGAAAAGATTAAACGAGTTAGAATCAGAACTTAAATATTTATATCAACTTTTAGAAACTGTGGAATCTGCCGAAGATATAGGAACTTTAACAGAAATAAAAGAAGAAATGAGAGAGGTTGGTTTAATAGGAGAAACAAAAAAAAGCCAAAGAGAGAAAAGAGTTAAAACAACATACAGAAAATTTGAATACAATGGTTTTGAAATATTGATAGGCAAAAACAACAAACAAAATGATGAACTAACTCGAAGTGCAGCTAAAGAGGACCTTTGGTTACATACCCACGAAGTTCCAGGTTCTCATGTAATAATAAAATCTGCAGGAAAAAACATACCTGCAGAAGCTATCAGTTATGCTGCAAGATTGGCAGCAACTTTTTCACAGGCAAAAATGTCTTCTAATGTAGCAGTTGATTACACTCAAAAGAAAAATGTTTGGAAACCTAAAGGTGCAAAACCAGGTATGTGGCTTTATAAAAACTATGAAACTATAATAGTTGAACCGTTAAGAGATATACCATAA